Proteins encoded together in one Hevea brasiliensis isolate MT/VB/25A 57/8 chromosome 16, ASM3005281v1, whole genome shotgun sequence window:
- the LOC110652351 gene encoding uncharacterized protein LOC110652351 isoform X1 produces the protein MGKGLIDEVFSWSLSDILDEELYKEKVEKIPDSFQAVDQYFASFVYPLLEETRAQLASSLEKVSRAPYAQVTYFDSTKQNGKLYYDIEVDYWRNRCGVDGERSYRTFAGDYFVFTDAKPEAVSDLPQLERGWALLSKITENKNGDGHTLTFLRVLSSKEIQVKLSSGRPLFIVFLMNMRTNERIWNSLQMGGNMNVIKQILCSPTQQDEKNYALCRARGNCLVFEEYIRTLPSELNKSQRKVVVDILYRIECNHRSFVELILGPPGTGKTRTLSIFLYTLLRMNRRSLVCAPTDVAIAELASRVLKLVKESSEASYLLGRILYFGDQGLSGVNAHIGEIYMDHQVETLDSSSRLLTASLIFCTASSSYALHSVLANKLNLLIVDEAAQLKECELSIPLQLPGVRHSVLFGDHCQLSATVTSNASARAGFGRSLFERLISIGHSKHILDMQYRMHPLISLLPNSEFYGNQILDAPNVKNKRYKKCIRLLPLFGPYSFINVSCGREEMDSFTCSFKNMVEVAMVTKIIRKLFKAWGKSKEMLSVGIVATYTAQVIAIKEKVGQKYDSFDRFSLKVSTIDGFQGGEEDVIIFSTVRSNAKGSVGDISNRQRTNVALTRARCCLWIVGDGRTLFDSNTVWKSIVQDAKDRNCFYNAEEDEDLADVVLEVKKEMDQLDDFLNADSLLFKNARWKVLFSDNFRKSFEKLKSSETKKLILNLLLRLSCGWRPKRRSTNLVCDDFSQMLKQFKVKDLHIICSIDVVKDSCYIQVLKVWDILPLEDIPLLVDHLSTIFQSYTDEFIKRCKVKCLEGDLEVPKSWNSCISRYKRDCVQSGNNSSAFVESCKSSDSFLLMKFYALSAGVVSHLLSGCDGNEIDFLFELTEEEKDIIEFSGSSFILGRSGTGKTTVLIMKLVQKEQLYHLAAEGFHKVESNSSASSTLRKDNAGSEVEIKGNILRQIFVTVNVKLCYAVRQYISRLKRSMCGCNSSAEGFQSNLDDIDEASQFSDIPDSFSDIPRSSYPLVITFNKFLMMLDGTVGRSFFGRLLEFTGLSQEKRKGSRSMALKTFIRTKEVHYDKFCSAYWPHFSIQLTKKLDPSTIFAEIVSHIKGGSCVGVQDDKLSREDYISYSRRRLSHLSEQERGTIYDIFIQYEKKKKTRGEFDLSDFVIDLHHRLGDENYEGEKMDFVYVDEVQDLTMRQISLFKYICRNFEDGFVFSGDTAQTIVRGVDFRFKDIKALFYREFTACERNGKGQVSDIFNLSQNFRSHAGVLKLANSVLNLLYHFFPSSVDRLQPETSLVNGEEPVWVQMRNGENTLCSFFKGSGSFDRGIFGFGAEQVILVRDDSHRNEVLNYVGKQALVLTLTECKGLEFQDVLLYNFFSSSPLKDQWEVIYGYMKEQNLIDSPLLKSFPIFNEGKHISLCLELKQLYVAITRTRKRLWIFESRFCSMFNYWEKLHLVQIRELEYNFLQEIQVASSQREWKARGMKFFYQQNYDKARFCFEKAGESYLEKWAVAAGSVSTADQMRDSNPKMADIHLTEAAHIYESIGKNESAALCFFELREYEKAGIIYLEKCGESKLEEAGECFYSAGCYKRAAEIYARCNLFSKCLSACADGKLFEVGYDFIQLWKENKFLIGQGFLESEELQKFLERGALYFQKLQDSESMMKFVKDFQSENLMRTFLKSVDCLDELVLLEKERGNFLEAANVANMKGDILLGVDLLQMGRRFKEASGVILSYVLYNSLWVHGSKGWPLKQFEKKEELLIKAKTYAENVSQHYHNFVCIEADILSHGKSSLFTMEKNWGDSARHGSFRGKILGARKILDAYLYQGTPQHENEVYLVEDLIKYTQNKKSREKTSVGGIVYYWNFWKEEIENILSSIQDTKEDSYSEFCLNYFGVSKQLKNEKTLYLLLYPDAEWVKGANLRNIKRGNSIWIDADQFVWSAIRYWSSEMLTVGVKVLEILEAFYVFSVDNALSLNCKTMLLIEIFRVSKSLIESKFLNHRDSSNILQRFLEIPIKNFFGHIYPLDWRMPMTKDMIYLRDTELSRNLLREVVYRIIRSRAIANGQLGMLMTIILSGKFSTNLYMQIATTLGDNISWKEFIENFIQTKSNDNSIEDPSDFDLVVKFHRALADTEYTDFSPSVFLYLVDRLLILVSYLKGYFFTTKSSLVEWLMSRGWNTETNLDYLSDVQVQPLLEETVGFVAHTVNKLICSEPLKWIKRYNLKMEFYPLLVLRLFVVLCLLCINFDGYYDLLFNLLDKREVTSLLPWKFYKSLWRLREHEKAHINIKVVSEALKGIGNPLVVVNLGLHCAEFSFPGAIFLHLNVEQGRKCILQRLFLKNDMFSSNRARCSKLARKDSFGGGISLKINHQEIPSASSFVTTSDPVKAQQTNRNFWAMLGTVEFNPLTDASWLMEMILEYVLLVNATMRCCRRGNCCHSSGSAAGMVNKVRDELQQLYSALDSSEWEVQDNRIIRDLLKKLQLRRKRMEPLLDQLLICDSNKRKEHAALKTSVKDGDSGTAEKSSTGAEASNSTSC, from the exons ATGGGAAAAGGCTTGATTGATgaggtcttttcttggtctttaagTGACATTCTTGATGAAGAGCTCTACAAAGAGAAG GTTGAGAAGATCCCCGATTCGTTTCAGGCAGTGGATCAGTATTTTGCGTCATTTGTTTATCCATTACTGGAGGAAACTAGAGCGCAGCTGGCTTCAAGTCTGGAGAAGGTATCCAGAGCACCTTACGCTCAAGTGACGTACTTTGATAGTACCAAACAAAATGGAAAACTTTATTATGATATTGAGGTTGATTACTGGAGAAACAGATGTGGAGTTGATGGAGAAAGGTCTTACAGGACATTTGCAGGAGATTACTTTGTTTTTACAGATGCTAAACCTGAAGCTGTTTCTGATCTGCCACAGCTTGAAAGGGGATGGGCGTTACTGTCTAAGATTACAGAAAATAAGAATGGGGATGGTCATACTCTTACTTTTCTTCGAGTCCTATCTTCTAAAGAGATTCAAGTCAAGTTGTCATCAGGGAGGCCTTTGTTCATAGTTTTCTTGATGAATATGAGGACAAATGAAAGAATATGGAATTCATTGCAAATGGGTGGAAATATGAATGTTATTAAGCAAATCTTGTGCTCTCCCACTCAG CAGGATGAGAAGAACTATGCCCTATGTCGTGCGCGAGGAAATTGCCTTGTATTTGAAGAATATATTAGGACTTTGCCATCTGAGCTGAATAAGTCACAAAGGAAAGTGGTTGTTGACATTCTTTATAGAATTGAATGTAATCACAGATCTTTTGTGGAACTTATTCTGGGCCCTCCAGGGACAGGAAAAACGAGAACGTTGAGTATTTTCCTTTATACTCTCTTAAGAATGAATCGTAGGAGTCTTGTCTGTGCCCCAACAGATGTTGCAATTGCAGAATTGGCATCTCGTGTTTTGAAGCTGGTAAAGGAGTCGTCTGAAGCATCATACTTATTGGGCAGGATTCTCTATTTTGGTGATCAAGGCTTGTCAGGAGTTAATGCACACATTGGAGAGATATATATGGATCATCAAGTTGAAACTCTGGATAGTAGTTCACGATTATTGACTGCTTCCTTAATATTTTGTACTGCTTCGAGTTCTTATGCACTACATTCAGTTCTAGCAAATAAACTGAACCTGTTAATTGTTGATGAGGCTGCACAGctgaaagaatgtgaattatccATACCATTGCAACTGCCAGGTGTCAGGCATAGTGTTCTTTTTGGTGATCACTGTCAGCTATCAGCAACGGTTACAAGCAAT GCTTCTGCTAGAGCTGGCTTTGGAAGAAGTTTGTTTGAAAGGTTGATTTCAATTGGTCATTCAAAGCATATTCTGGATATGCAGTACAGAATGCATCCACTTATCAGTTTGCTTCCTAATTCAGAATTCTATGGCAACCAAATTTTGGATGCTCCAAATGTTAAAAATAAAAGATACAAAAAGTGCATTCGTCTGCTTCCATTGTTTGGTCCGTACTCTTTCATAAATGTTTCTTGTGGAAGAGAGGAAATGGATAGCTTCACATGTAGCTTTAAAAATATGGTTGAAGTTGCAATGGTGACAAAAATCATCCGAAAATTGTTTAAAG CATGGGGCAAATCAAAAGAGATGCTTAGTGTTGGCATAGTTGCTACCTACACTGCACAAGTCATTGCAATCAAGGAAAAAGTTGGACAGAAGTATGATAGCTTTGACAGATTTTCACTGAAAGTGAGTACAATTGATGGATTCCAGGGTggagaagaagatgtaatcataTTTTCTACTGTAAGATCTAATGCTAAAGGATCAGTTGGGGACATTTCCAACAGGCAGAGAACTAATGTAGCATTGACAAGGGCCAG ATGCTGCCTTTGGATTGTGGGAGATGGAAGAACTCTTTTTGATAGTAACACTGTTTGGAAATCGATAGTCCAAGATGCTAAGGATCGTAATTGTTTCTATAATGCTGAAGAAGATGAGGATTTGGCAGATGTTGTGCTAGAGGTGAAGAAAGAAATGGATCAGCTTGATGATTTCCTCAATGCTGATAGTTTACTTTTCAAAAATGCCAGATGGAAG GTTCTATTCAGTGACAACTTCAGAAAGTCATTTGAAAAGTTGAAGTCTTCTGAAACAAagaagttgattttgaatttattACTGAGGCTTTCTTGTGGTTGGCGGCCAAAGAGGAGGAGTACAAACTTAGTTTGTGATGACTTCTCCCAGATGTTGAAACAATTTAAGGTTAAAGATCTGCACATTATTTGCTCAATTGATGTTGTGAAGGATTCATGCTACATCCAAGTCTTGAAGGTGTGGGATATATTGCCTCTGGAGGACATACCATTGTTGGTTGATCATCTTAGTACTATATTTCAGTCATATACTGATGAATTTATCAAACGTTGCAAGGTGAAGTGTCTTGAGGG ggaTCTGGAAGTTCCTAAGAGTTGGAATTCTTGTATTTCCCGTTATAAGAGAGATTGTGTGCAGAGTGGGAATAATTCAAGTGCCTTTGTCGAGAGTTGCAAATCAAGTGACAGTTTTCTGCTTATGAAATTCTACGCCTTGTCTGCTGGAGTTGTAAGTCACTTGCTTTCTGGTTGTGATGGAAATGAAATTGATTTCCTTTTTGAGCTAacagaagaagaaaaggacatcATCGAATTCAGTGGAAGTTCCTTTATACTAGGTAGATCAGGTACAGGTAAAACCACTGTTTTAATTATGAAGTTAGTTCAAAAGGAGCAGCTTTACCATTTAGCTGCAGAAGGGTTTCATAAAGTTGAAAGCAATTCTTCTGCAAGTAGTACTCTGAGGAAAGATAATGCTGGAAGTGAAGTTGAAATCAAGGGAAATATTTTGCGGCAAATCTTTGTTACTGTCAATGTTAAGCTGTGTTATGCTGTTAGACAATACATTTCACGCTTAAAAAG ATCAATGTGTGGCTGCAATTCTTCAGCTGAAGGCTTTCAGTCTAATTTGGATGATATTGATGAGGCATCACAATTTTCAGACATTCCAGATTCTTTTTCTGATATCCCACGAAGTTCCTATCCTCTTGTAATAACATTTAACAAATTCTTAATGATGCTGGATGGAACAGTTGGCAGGTCGTTTTTTGGAAGATTACTTGAATTTACGGGACTTTCTCAGGAAAAGAGAAAAGGTTCTAGATCCATGGCCTTAAAAACTTTTATCAGGACAAAGGAGGTTCATTATGACAAGTTTTGTTCAGCTTACTGGCCCCATTTCAGTATACAGCTAACAAAGAAACTTGATCCATCCACAATTTTTGCGGAGATAGTTTCTCATATAAAAGGAGGTTCCTGTGTTGGTGTCCAAGATGATAAACTAAGTAGGGAGGATTATATTTCCTATTCTAGGCGTAGGTTATCTCATCTAAGTGAACAAGAAAGAGGTACGATTTATGATATTTTTATTcaatatgaaaagaaaaagaaaacaagagGGGAGTTTGATTTGTCTGACTTTGTAATTGACCTTCATCACCGGCTTGGAGATGAGAACTATGAGGGTGAGAAAATGGACTTTGTGTATGTTGATGAAGTGCAGGATTTGACAATGAGACAAATTTCCCTCTTCAAATATATCTGCAGAAATTTTGAGGATGGGTTTGTTTTTTCTGGTGATACAGCCCAAACCATTGTAAGAGGGGTTGATTTTAGGTTCAAAGATATAAAAGCTCTTTTTTATAGAGAGTTCACAGCATGTGAGAGAAATGGGAAGGGACAAGTCTCTGATATCTTTAATTTAAGCCAGAACTTCCGTTCCCATGCTGGTGTTTTAAAGTTAGCTAATAGTGTTCTTAACCTTCTTTATCATTTCTTTCCTTCCTCTGTTGATAGATTGCAACCTGAAACAAGTCTTGTAAATGGGGAAGAACCAGTGTGGGTACAGATGAGAAATGGGGAGAACACATTATGCTCGTTTTTCAAAGGCAGTGGAAGCTTTGACCGTGGGATTTTTGGTTTTGGAGCTGAACAAGTCATTTTAGTGAGAGATGACAGTCATAGGAATGAAGTTCTCAATTATGTGGGAAAGCAAGCACTTGTCTTGACATTAACGGAGTGCAAAGGCCTAGAGTTTCAG GATGTCTTGTTGTACAACTTTTTTAGCTCTTCTCCTCTGAAGGATCAATGGGAAGTTATATATGGATATATGAAAGAGCAAAATTTGATTGATTCCCCTCTTCTAAAGTCCTTTCCAATTTTCAATGAGGGAAAGCACATCTCCTTGTGTTTAGAGCTGAAGCAATTATATGTGGCAATCACTCGCACAAGGAAAAGGTTGTGGATTTTTGAGAGTCGATTTTGCTCTATGTTTAACTACTGGGAGAAGCTACACCTTGTCCAAATTCGTGAATTAGAATACAATTTTCTACAGGAGATTCAAGTTGCAAGCAGTCAAAGGGAGTGGAAAGCTCGTGGTATGAAG TTCTTTTATCAGCAAAACTATGACAAGGCACGATTTTGCTTTGAAAAGGCaggagaatcttatttggaaaagtGGGCAGTGGCTGCTGGTAGTGTTTCTACTGCTGACCAAATGAGGGATTCAAATCCCAAAATGGCAGACATTCATCTTACTGAGGCTGCTCATATTTATGAGTCAATTGGCAAAAACGAGTCTGCTGCCCTATGTTTCTTTGAATTACGTGAATATGAAAAAGCAG GTATAATTTACTTGGAGAAGTGTGGGGAATCTAAGCTTGAAGAAGCCGGTGAATGTTTTTATAGTGCAGGATGTTATAAAAGAGCAGCTGAAATATATGCTAGATGCAACTTATTCTCAAAGTGCTTGTCTGCTTGTGCTGATGGGAAATTATTCGAAGTGGGATATGACTTTATCCAATTATGGAAAGAGAATAAATTTCTAATTGGGCAAGGGTTTCTTGAAAGTGAAGAACTTCAGAAGTTCCTGGAGAGAGGTGCACTTTATTTTCAAAAGCTTCAGGATTCCGAATCCATGATGAAATTTGTGAAAGATTTTCAGTCTGAGAATCTAATGCGTACTTTCTTGAAAAGTGTAGATTGCCTTGATGAACTTGTGTTGTTGGAAAAGGAAAGGGGCAATTTTTTAGAGGCAGCAAATGTTGCAAACATGAAAGGTGATATTTTGCTTGGAGTTGATCTTCTACAGATGGGAAGGAGATTTAAAGAAGCATCTGGGGTTATCCTTTCCTATGTGTTATACAACTCTCTTTGGGTGCATGGAAGCAAAGGCTGGCCCTTGAAGCAGTTTGAGAAAAAAGAGGAGCTTTTGATAAAGGCTAAAACTTATGCTGAGAATGTTTCACAGCACTACCACAATTTTGTTTGTATTGAGGCAGACATTTTATCACATGGAAAGAGCAGCTTATTTACGATGGAAAAAAATTGGGGAGATTCTGCAAGACATGGAAGTTTCAGAGGTAAAATTTTAGGTGCACGAAAAATTCTCGATGCTTACCTATATCAAGGTACACCACAGCATGAGAATGAGGTCTATTTGGTTGAGGATCTAATAAAATATACACAAAACAAGAAATCCAGGGAGAAAACTTCTGTTGGAGGTATAGTTTACTACTGGAACTTTTGGAAAGAAGAGATTGAGAACATTTTGAGTTCTATACAGGATACGAAAGAAGATTCTTACAGTGAATTCTGTTTGAACTACTTTGGTGTAAGTAAGCAGTTGAAGAATGAGAAGACACTGTATCTTTTGCTTTATCCTGATGCAGAATGGGTTAAGGGCGCTAATCTTCGAAATAttaagagagggaattcaatatgGATTGATGCTGACCAGTTTGTTTGGTCTGCTATACGTTACTGGTCATCAGAAATGCTTACTGTTGGTGTAAAGGTGCTTGAAATTCTAGAAGCTTTTTATGTGTTTTCAGTTGATAATGCTTTATCCTtgaattgcaaaaccatgcttctAATTGAAATCTTCAGGGTTTCAAAGTCTCTCATTGAGTCAAAATTCTTGAACCACAGAGACTCTAGTAACATCCTGCAGAGATTCCTTGAAATTCCTATTAAGAACTTCTTTGGACATATCTATCCACTGGATTGGCGAATGCCAATGACAAAAGATATGATTTATCTTAGAGATACAGAGCTTTCGAGGAATTTATTGAGGGAAGTTGTCTACAGAATCATTCGCTCAAGGGCTATTGCTAATGGACAACTTGGAATGCTAATGACGATTATTTTGTCTGGAAAATTTTCAACTAATCTCTACATGCAGATTGCAACAACCCTTGGCGATAATATATCTTGGAAAGAGTTCATTGAGAATTTCATCCAAACTAAAAGTAATGATAATTCCATTGAAGATCCAAGTGATTTTGATTTGGTTGTGAAATTCCATAGAGCTTTAGCAGATACTGAATATACAGACTTTTCACCAAGTGTATTTTTGTACCTTGTGGATCGCCTCCTTATCCTGGTTTCCTACTTGAAAGGTTACTTCTTCACAACTAAGTCTTCTTTGGTTGAATGGCTTATGTCCAGGGGATGGAACACTGAAACAAATTTGGATTATTTATCTGATGTGCAAGTGCAACCATTACTTGAAGAAACTGTCGGCTTTGTGGCCCACACAGTTAATAAACTCATTTGTAGTGAGCCTCTAAAATGGATCAAAAGGTACAATCTGAAAATGGAATTCTACCCTCTTCTAGTGCTGAGATTGTTTGTTGTGCTTTGTCTACTTTGCATCAACTTTGATGGGTATTATGATTTGTTATTCAATTTGTTGGATAAGAGAGAAGTTACCTCTTTGTTGCCATGGAAGTTTTACAAGTCCCTGTGGAGGTTAAGGGAACATGAGAAAGCACATATAAACATTAAAGTTGTTTCAGAGGCACTAAAAGGTATTGGAAACCCTCTTGTAGTTGTCAATCTGGGATTACATTGTGCAGAATTTTCATTTCCAGGTGCAATTTTTCTGCACTTGAATGTTGAGCAAGGCAGAAAATGCATTCTGCAGAGATTATTTCTTAAGAATGATATGTTTTCTTCCAACCGAGCTCGCTGTTCCAAGTTGGCAAGGAAAGACTCATTTGGCGGAGGGATTTCTTTGAAGATAAATCACCAAGAGATTCCTTCAGCTTCAAGTTTTGTCACTACATCTGACCCTGTGAAAGCACAACAGACTAATAGGAACTTTTGGGCTATGCTTGGAACAGTTGAATTTAACCCACTGACTGATGCTTCATGGTTGATG GAAATGATTTTAGAATATGTTCTCCTTGTAAATGCTACAATGCGATGTTGCCGTCGGGgtaattgttgtcacagtagtggAAGTGCTGCTGGGATGGTAAACAAAGTCCGTGATGAATTGCAGCAACTTTATTCAGCATTGGATTCAAG TGAATGGGAAGTTCAAGACAATAGAATAATTCGAGACCTTTTGAAGAAGTTGCAGTTAAGAAGGAAAAGGATGGAACCTCTTCTGGATCAGCTACTGATCTGTGATAGTAACAAAAGAAAGGAACATGCAGCACTGAAGACTAGCGTCAAAGATGGTGATAGTGGTACTGCTGAAAAATCTAGCACTGGGGCTGAGGCTTCAAATTCTACAAGTTGCTAG